One genomic segment of Peromyscus leucopus breed LL Stock chromosome 23, UCI_PerLeu_2.1, whole genome shotgun sequence includes these proteins:
- the Arpc3 gene encoding actin-related protein 2/3 complex subunit 3, producing the protein MPAYHSSLMDPDTKLIGNMALLPLRSQFKGPAPRETKDTDIVDEAIYYFKANVFFKNYEIKNEADRTLIYITLYISECLKKLQKCNSKSQGEKEMYTLGITNFPIPGEPGFPLNAIYAKPANKQEDEVMRAYLQQLRQETGLRLCEKVFDPQNDKPSKWWTCFVKRQFMNKSLSGPGQ; encoded by the exons GCTTACCATTCCTCTCTCATGGACCCTGACACGAAGCTCATCGGAAACATGGCCCTGCTGCCCCTCAGAAGTCAGTTCAAAGGACCCGCCCCTCGAGAGA CAAAAGACACAGATATTGTGGATGAAGCCATCTATTACTTCAAGGCCAACGTCTTCTTCAAGAACTATGAAATTAAG AATGAAGCGGACAGGACCTTGATCTACATCACACTCTACATTTCCGAGTGTCTAAAGAAACTCCAAAAG TGCAATTCCAAGAGCCAAGGCGAGAAGGAAATGTACACGCTAGGAATCACCAACTTTCCCATCCCCGGAGAGCCTGGCTTTCCCCTCAATGCCATTTATGCCAAGCCCGCGAACAAACAGGAGGATG AAGTCATGCGGGCATACCTACAGCAGCTGAGGCAAGAGACTGGACTTCGGCTCTGTGAGAAAGTGTTCGACCCTCAGAATGATAAACCCAGCAAG TGGTGGACTTGCTTTGTGAAGAGACAGTTCATGAACAAGAGTCTCTCGGGACCTGGGCAGTGA